In the genome of Polaromonas vacuolata, the window TTTTCATGTCCGGCTACGGCTCAATCACGCCAAAGCCCAAGCGCTAGTCCAAGCACAAGCTGACGCTGAGCGGCAAGACGCCAGCCATACTCTTAACCCAAGGTCAGACTCTTAATGAATACCTCACTACTCCAAGAATTAAGCGCTATCTGCGGTCAAACCCATGTGCTGTCCGAAGGCGACCTGACCGCCTATGAACAAGACTGGCGCAAACGCTCGCGCGGCAAAGCGCTGGCAGTGGTGCGGCCGTCGAGCACCGAGCAAGTTGCCGCCATCGTCAAAGCCTGTGCCAAAGCCGGCGTCAGCTTGGTCGCCCAAGGCGGCAACACTGGTCTGGTCGGCGGCTCAACCCCAGACGGCTCTGGTCTGCAAGTGGTGCTGAGCTTGCAGCGCATGAATGCGGTGCGCAGCTTAGATCCAGCCAACCTGACCATGACGGTAGAAGCCGGTTGCATTTTGCAGACCTTGCAAGAAACCGCAGAAAAAGCCGGCTTTTTATTCCCCCTGAGTTTGGCCGCGCAAGGCAGTTGCACCATAGGCGGCAATCTAGCGACCAACGCCGGCGGCACCCAAGTCGTACGCTACGGCAATGCGCGTGAGCTTTGCTTAGGCCTTGAAGTGGTCACCGCACAAGGTGATATTTGGCAAGGTTTGAGCGGGCTGCGCAAAGACAACACGGGCTACGATTTGCGCGACTTATTCATCGGCAGTGAAGGCACTTTGGGCATCATCACTGCGGCAACCATCAAACTCTATCCACAGCCAGCGGCTCGGCTAACCGCTTGGGCCGCCGTGCCGTCAATGGAGGAAGCCGTCAAATTGCTGGGCTTGGCGCACCAACATTTGGGTGCGGGGTTGACGGGTTTTGAAGTCATGGGCCAGTTCGCGCTCAGCTTAGTCGCCAAGCATTACAAACAGCAACGCGTGCCGCTTTATGAAGACACGGCTTTTTGCGTGTTGTTAGAAAACTCCGACCATGAGAGCGAATCGCATGCGCGCGAGCAATTCGAAAAACTGCTAGAAACTGCACTCGAACAAGGCTGCGTAACCGATGCAGTAGTGGCAGAAAATATTGCCCAAGCCCATCAGCTCTGGCATGTCAGAGAGAGCATTCCGCTGGCCCAAGCCGATGAGGGGCTCAACATCAAGCATGACATTTCGATAGCGGTATCTTTGATCCCTAAGTTTGTTGCCGAGACCGACGCCCTGCTTGCACAAGCCATCCCCGGCGTGCGGCTGGTTAACTTCGGCCATTTGGGTGACGGCAATTTGCATTACAACGTGCAAGCGCCAGAGGGCAGCGATGGCGTCGCGTTTTTGCGCGACAAAGAAGAAGAAGTCAACACCATAGTCTATGACTCGGTGGCACGTTTTGAGGGTTCGATTTCAGCCGAGCACGGCGTCGGTAGCCTCAAGCTAGAAAAGTTAGAAAAACATAAATCTCCAGTAGCACTGGCCATGATGCGCAGCATCAAACAAGCGCTAGACCCACAAGGCATCATGAACCCTGGCCGAGTCTTCAAGACATAATTTAAGCCCCTGCTCTGCTCTGCCCCAACTGTGATTCATACATGACAACGCCAACTTACTCTCAATACGAAGACTTCATGCGCCACGTCGCCAGCCAAGGCGTGAACAAAGCCGACCGCACTGGCACTGGCACCCAAAGCGTTTTTGGTCACCAGATGCGGTTTGATTTAAACCAAGGCTTCCCGCTGGTGACGACTAAAAAAGTTCACCTCAAATCCATAGTCCACGAACTGCTGTGGTTTTTGCAGGGCTCTAGCGACAACAACTGGCTTAAAGAGCGTGGCGTGAGTATTTGGAACGAATGGGCTAAAGAAGACGGCGACTTAGGCCCAGTCTACGGCGTTCAGTGGCGTAGCTGGCCGACGCCGGACGGCGGCCATATAGACCAGATCAGCGAAGTCATACACACGCTAAAAACCAATCCAGATTCGCGCCGCATTATTGTCAGCGCATGGAATGTGGCCGATCTCTCAAAAATGGCGCTCATGCCGTGTCATGCGTTTTTTCAGTTTTATGTCGCGCCCGGTGAAGACGGCAAGCCCGGCAAACTCAGCTGTCAGCTGTATCAGCGCAGCGCAGATATTTTTCTCGGTGTGCCGTTTAATATTGCCAGTTACGCTCTGCTCACACACATGGTGGCGCAGCAATGTGACCTTGATGTGGGCGACTTCATCTGGACTGGCGGCGACTGCCATATCTACAGCAATCACCAGGAACAAGTCGCGCTGCAACTGAGTCGCCAGCCCCTGCCTTACCCCACACTGCATATCAAACGCCAGCCGCCCTCGCTGTTCGATTACCAGTTTGAAGACTTTGAGTTTCTCAACTACCAACACCATCCGGCCATCAAAGCACCGGTCGCGGTTTAACTTTTTTAACGATGACGCTGAATCTTATTTTTGCCCGCGCGGCCAATGGCGTAATTGGTAAAGACAATGCCCTGCCTTGGCATTTGCCAGAAGACATGGCGCATTTCAAACGCCTGACACAAGGCTGCACCGTGCTGATGGGCAGAAAAACTTGGGATTCACTACCGCCGAAATTCAGACCGCTGCCCGGGCGGCGCAATATCGTCATCACGCGGCAAGCGACTTGGCTTGCCGACGGCGCAGTCACCGCCAACTCACTTGAACACGCACTCAGTCTGTGCGCCAGCGATGAATCGGTATGGGTTATTGGCGGCGCAGAAATTTATGCCCAAGCCGAGCCACTGGCCAACCGCATGGAAGTGACCGTACTGGCACAAGACTATGCAGGCGACGCCTACGCCCCAACGGTTGGCCCAGACTGGGTAACAACTGAGCGCCAAGAAAATTTATCCACCAACGGTATTCGCTTTAGTTTCATCACCTACATTAGGTCAAACAAACTTTTGGGGAAATGATATGTCTGATGATGGATTTCACGTACACGGTCCACACGACCACGAGTTAGAGCATGCTGCTCAAGGCGGCCATGAAAGCGGCGGCATGGTCGCCCAAATTGCGGTGATCACAGCCATCATCGCCACCGTAGGCGCCTTGTTTTCTTATATGGGTGGCAACACCCAAGCGACTGCAGGATTACTTAAAAATGATGCGGCGATTAAAAAAACCGAAGCCTCAAATCAGTGGAATTACTACCAATCCAAAAGCACCAAACAGTCTTTGTCCGAGTTCGCGCGCGACCTTGCGCCCGAGGATAAAAAACATATCTATATCGCCAAGATAGAACGTTACGACAAAGAAAAAGCTGACATTAAGTTAGTCGCCGAAAAACTCGAAGCAGAGTCAACCAGTTTTAACGCAGCATCTGAAGAACAAATGCACCAGCACCACCGCTGGGCACAAGCCACTACCGTGCTGCAAATTTCGATAGCGCTGGCAGCGATTGCCTTGCTGACACGTAAAAAATGGTTAGAGTACGGCATGTTTGGTTTAGCCGGTGCGGGTCTGGTGGTTGGTGCTTTGGCGGCGCTGCATATTTAAACGACAAGACCACTCAATAGAGACCACAACAGCCTGTGGTCTCTATTGCAGGCGAGTTTTCCGCTATTGCTTGAGTAGCTTGCAAGTAATAAAAAAACATTGTTTAAGCCGCAGTGAAATACATTCAAACAATTGTTAAGAGCTTGCTCTGAATTCGCTAAGTCGTGATTTGCAGAGCCAGTCAACTTAAGTTCCTTTTTCAAGGACTCTTGACTTTGAGCACTGAATCTTTCCAGTCGAATTCAACGTGTCGCCGAATGATTAAGCAGCCCGGCGGAGAATCTATCAAACTGACAGATGCGCCTTTATCTCGTGCGTCAACGTAGACTGTAAAAGTAGCTAACAACCGAGTCGCTTTATAGCCTGTCAATTCTTGTTGGGCAATACTCTGGCAAGAAAACGGCGCCATAGAAATGCGTTCTGCCGCCACTGAACAACCACCATTGCTATCGGGAACCGCCATCAAGGAAAAAGCCAGTGATGCATTTTTATGCTCCACACCACTGAGTGAAAAGAAAGCACCTGAATCAGGACTTTTTCGGTCCCAATCGAGCAGTACATCGTTGCCCGTGCTGCCGCTGACAATCATTGAAGACAAACGAGAAATAGCGGGCAAGCAACGCCGTACACCCACATTGGTTGCGGCTGCTGTAAGTGCATCTTGAGGAAGACTTGGTTCCAGCGCTTTAGGCG includes:
- a CDS encoding FAD-binding oxidoreductase; this translates as MNTSLLQELSAICGQTHVLSEGDLTAYEQDWRKRSRGKALAVVRPSSTEQVAAIVKACAKAGVSLVAQGGNTGLVGGSTPDGSGLQVVLSLQRMNAVRSLDPANLTMTVEAGCILQTLQETAEKAGFLFPLSLAAQGSCTIGGNLATNAGGTQVVRYGNARELCLGLEVVTAQGDIWQGLSGLRKDNTGYDLRDLFIGSEGTLGIITAATIKLYPQPAARLTAWAAVPSMEEAVKLLGLAHQHLGAGLTGFEVMGQFALSLVAKHYKQQRVPLYEDTAFCVLLENSDHESESHAREQFEKLLETALEQGCVTDAVVAENIAQAHQLWHVRESIPLAQADEGLNIKHDISIAVSLIPKFVAETDALLAQAIPGVRLVNFGHLGDGNLHYNVQAPEGSDGVAFLRDKEEEVNTIVYDSVARFEGSISAEHGVGSLKLEKLEKHKSPVALAMMRSIKQALDPQGIMNPGRVFKT
- a CDS encoding thymidylate synthase gives rise to the protein MTTPTYSQYEDFMRHVASQGVNKADRTGTGTQSVFGHQMRFDLNQGFPLVTTKKVHLKSIVHELLWFLQGSSDNNWLKERGVSIWNEWAKEDGDLGPVYGVQWRSWPTPDGGHIDQISEVIHTLKTNPDSRRIIVSAWNVADLSKMALMPCHAFFQFYVAPGEDGKPGKLSCQLYQRSADIFLGVPFNIASYALLTHMVAQQCDLDVGDFIWTGGDCHIYSNHQEQVALQLSRQPLPYPTLHIKRQPPSLFDYQFEDFEFLNYQHHPAIKAPVAV
- a CDS encoding dihydrofolate reductase, with protein sequence MTLNLIFARAANGVIGKDNALPWHLPEDMAHFKRLTQGCTVLMGRKTWDSLPPKFRPLPGRRNIVITRQATWLADGAVTANSLEHALSLCASDESVWVIGGAEIYAQAEPLANRMEVTVLAQDYAGDAYAPTVGPDWVTTERQENLSTNGIRFSFITYIRSNKLLGK
- a CDS encoding DUF4337 domain-containing protein; this encodes MSDDGFHVHGPHDHELEHAAQGGHESGGMVAQIAVITAIIATVGALFSYMGGNTQATAGLLKNDAAIKKTEASNQWNYYQSKSTKQSLSEFARDLAPEDKKHIYIAKIERYDKEKADIKLVAEKLEAESTSFNAASEEQMHQHHRWAQATTVLQISIALAAIALLTRKKWLEYGMFGLAGAGLVVGALAALHI